The Pseudophaeobacter arcticus DSM 23566 genome includes a region encoding these proteins:
- the phaZ gene encoding polyhydroxyalkanoate depolymerase, which produces MRFMMSYDLMETARNMNQWLGASALSMASYPAFSAVPNPALSWMAAWGEVTERTFQRMSVKPDWGIHSFTCEDGKDHLVEVTPVVERDFGDLIHFCVAGREEQPRKVLVVAPMSGHYATLLRSTVKSLLVNCEVYITDWHNARDIPVSAGKFDIEDYTLYLVDFMRELGPDTHVIAVCQPAPLTLAATAYLAEQDPAAQPSSLTLIGGPVDPDATPTEVTDFGRRVTMGQLEETMIQRVGFKYKGVGRKVYPGLLQLSSFMSMNMDRHSQAFSDQIQRASRGESSEHDAHNRFYDEYLAVMDMTAEFYLSTVERVFKSREIARNEFVVDGHKVDIGAITDVAVKSVEGANDDISAPGQCIAALDLCTGLPDSKKASHVEPGAGHYGIFAGRSWRDNIRPLVIEFMDANSRKPKTAAKPQVTKGKAKLTAVEG; this is translated from the coding sequence ATGCGTTTTATGATGTCGTACGACTTGATGGAAACCGCCCGGAATATGAACCAGTGGCTGGGCGCCAGTGCCTTGTCGATGGCCTCCTACCCTGCCTTTTCGGCGGTCCCCAACCCGGCGCTTAGCTGGATGGCCGCCTGGGGCGAAGTCACCGAACGCACCTTTCAACGCATGAGCGTCAAACCCGACTGGGGCATCCACAGTTTCACCTGCGAAGACGGCAAGGACCATCTGGTCGAAGTCACCCCGGTAGTTGAACGCGACTTTGGCGATCTTATTCACTTCTGCGTCGCTGGCCGCGAAGAACAGCCCCGCAAGGTTCTGGTCGTGGCCCCGATGTCTGGCCACTATGCAACGCTGCTGCGCTCCACCGTCAAAAGCCTGCTTGTCAACTGTGAAGTCTATATAACGGACTGGCACAACGCCCGCGACATTCCGGTCTCTGCCGGCAAGTTCGATATCGAAGATTACACATTGTACCTTGTTGATTTCATGCGTGAACTGGGCCCAGACACCCATGTGATTGCGGTCTGTCAGCCAGCGCCGCTGACCCTGGCGGCAACCGCCTATCTGGCCGAGCAGGATCCTGCTGCACAGCCCTCCTCGCTGACCCTGATTGGCGGTCCGGTTGACCCGGATGCCACCCCAACCGAGGTCACCGACTTTGGTCGCCGGGTCACCATGGGCCAGCTGGAAGAAACCATGATCCAGCGGGTTGGTTTCAAATACAAGGGCGTTGGCCGCAAGGTCTATCCCGGCCTGCTGCAGCTCTCTTCTTTCATGTCGATGAACATGGATCGTCACTCGCAGGCCTTTAGCGATCAGATCCAGCGCGCCAGCCGTGGTGAATCCTCGGAGCACGATGCCCATAACCGTTTTTACGATGAATATCTGGCGGTGATGGATATGACGGCAGAGTTCTACCTTTCCACCGTTGAGCGCGTGTTCAAATCCCGTGAAATCGCCCGCAATGAATTTGTCGTGGATGGCCATAAGGTTGATATCGGTGCGATCACCGATGTGGCGGTGAAATCCGTTGAAGGCGCCAATGATGATATCTCGGCCCCCGGCCAGTGTATTGCAGCATTGGATCTGTGTACCGGCCTGCCAGACAGCAAGAAGGCCAGCCATGTCGAACCCGGCGCCGGCCACTATGGTATCTTTGCGGGCCGCAGCTGGCGCGACAATATCCGCCCCCTGGTCATTGAATTCATGGATGCAAACAGCCGCAAACCCAAAACCGCTGCAAAACCCCAGGTGACCAAAGGCAAGGCCAAACTCACCGCCGTGGAAGGCTGA
- a CDS encoding DUF6151 family protein: MHDGTFNFSCSCGCFAGHISAEGQKSGLRILCHCPDCRAAELYHHQPDPVEGVDLFQLAPHAITITKGAEHLHLLRLGPKGLFRWYAGCCGTPFANTLSKPQLAFAGLRTDLFDDKNALGKVKAQAHVPRPGKPPRSQGMARMVYGIFSRMITARLSGLWRETPFFDVETGKPVAEPEVLSKEARAKLYP, encoded by the coding sequence ATGCACGACGGGACCTTTAACTTTTCCTGCTCCTGTGGCTGCTTTGCCGGCCATATTTCGGCAGAGGGACAAAAATCCGGGCTTCGGATCTTGTGCCATTGTCCGGATTGTCGCGCGGCTGAGCTCTATCATCATCAACCCGACCCGGTTGAGGGGGTAGACCTGTTTCAACTGGCGCCGCATGCCATCACCATCACCAAGGGAGCAGAGCACCTGCACCTTCTGCGCCTTGGTCCCAAAGGCCTGTTTCGCTGGTACGCAGGGTGCTGTGGCACCCCCTTTGCCAATACCCTTTCAAAACCGCAGCTGGCCTTTGCCGGGCTGCGGACAGATCTGTTTGACGACAAGAACGCACTCGGCAAGGTCAAAGCCCAGGCCCATGTCCCCCGCCCCGGCAAGCCGCCGCGCAGCCAAGGCATGGCACGCATGGTCTATGGGATCTTCTCACGGATGATTACCGCACGCCTGTCCGGCCTGTGGCGTGAGACGCCCTTTTTTGATGTTGAAACCGGCAAGCCAGTGGCGGAGCCAGAGGTGCTGTCAAAAGAGGCCCGCGCCAAGCTCTACCCCTAG